The Solanum dulcamara chromosome 6, daSolDulc1.2, whole genome shotgun sequence genome contains the following window.
AGCAATTAAGTTATATACACTAATAGTACAAAGGATTTTTAGTACTAATTAGTGTATTTTGACCTTTTACATAGTTGATATAATTGAACTTATAGGTCATGATTTGAACTGTGAAATCAGTCATAAATTCTTGTTGTCAAAGTCGGTTGTCTATATATACCATCTTGGGCCTTTTGCTGAATCCTACGTGAAAACTTATACCTTTCACTCAACCATAGTTAAGTAATAAATGTATATACGAAAGTCAGACACATATTTAACATTTATTAGTTTGGTGTTGGTGTAAATATGATATTGTTCGCTCTGGGATAATATTACACATTTTTTCCAAAAGACCCTCTGTCAGGAATATTCAAATAAGTATCTTATaagtaactttttttttatcaattcaaATTACTAATATGTAACTTTATTCGCACGTCCAAAAGATGGTTATAAGAAAGAAAGTTCCACCCGACAACAACATAAAGTGCAAATAAACAGTGTACCTGCAATGAGTCACCAACATTGATGAAGAAAGAATTTTCATCAGGTGGGACAGAGATCCAATGCCCATCTTTCAGTAATATTTGAAGCCCCGAAGTGTTGTTGGATCTTAAAATTGATATGATTTGTGGGTCAGTATgttctccaaatccaatcaaATTATTATCACTACTCAATTCTTCTATCTCTGGACATGGCGGATAATGATTCACCCTGAAAACAGAGTCGCTTTTTTCGTCCATCAAAAGCTTACTGAAAACATTTGTCGGATGAATCTTTAATCCCTCCGCTAACATTTCAAGAATCTCACAAGACATTTTCTTCACTTCTGACGCATAATCATTTACTGCAGCCCTGAAATAACAGAAACAAAAATCGAGAATTCAGATTTTAAGACATTACTCTGTTTTACTCTACTCTGTTTTAATATCTTACCGAATGTTTTCTGGATTGACACCTAATATAGATGCGAATTTCTGGTAATTGAATTCGGAATTTGTCGATACGAGGATGTGTTCGACCCAACCGAAATCGCCATTTGTTCCAATTTGTTTATTGCCATAGCCAAAAGGGTCAGCAGGTCCTGCTTTTAGTTTCTCAGAGAGGGGAGAGGAGAAGAATTTGATGGCTTCTGATTCGAGTTTACTAATGAATTCCATAGGGACATCATGATTTATGACTTTGAAGAATCCGAATTCTTCGCAGGCCTTAACGATGAGGTTCTTGGAGTCGGGTTTAGAGAGGTCAATCAATGGAACACCATTGAAGAATGAGGTTGGTTTGGACAAGATCACCATGGTTGCTCTTGGTAAATTACTATGTCCACAAGTATTTGCTTCTTTAGAAATATATAGAGTTTTTGTGTAGTTGTGAACACTTGAATGCAAG
Protein-coding sequences here:
- the LOC129893433 gene encoding gibberellin 2-beta-dioxygenase 1-like, with protein sequence MVILSKPTSFFNGVPLIDLSKPDSKNLIVKACEEFGFFKVINHDVPMEFISKLESEAIKFFSSPLSEKLKAGPADPFGYGNKQIGTNGDFGWVEHILVSTNSEFNYQKFASILGVNPENIRAAVNDYASEVKKMSCEILEMLAEGLKIHPTNVFSKLLMDEKSDSVFRVNHYPPCPEIEELSSDNNLIGFGEHTDPQIISILRSNNTSGLQILLKDGHWISVPPDENSFFINVGDSLQVMTNGRFKSVKHRVLANSVKSRLSMIYFGGPPLSEKIAPLPSLMEGEDSSLYKEFTWFEYKKSAYKTRLADNRLILFEKIAA